CGAATACATACGAGATGTAAAAAACATCCCTCTTTTTTTTACAGACATAAAATATTTCGGAACCAACCCCGGCAATCAGGGCTATCGCCCCATACTTGTTTCGTTGAATGCCATTGATTACTGGCTGGCTGGCGGACTTAATCCTGTATATTTTCATGCGGATATTTTTCTTTCTTACCTTATTCTGCTGGTACTGTTATTTTTTATGTTTCAAAAAATTTTGGACACCTCTCTCCCATCTGACAAAAACAAATTCTTTGCACTGCTCTTCACCGGGTTTTACGGGCTTCATGCAGTCAATGCAGAAACCATCAATTACATTATTGAGCGATGTGATTCTTTATCTACCCTATGCATAGTTGCTGCTTTCCTTTTGTATATGATTCCGAAAACAAAAAAATACTTCCTGTATCTGATTCCGGCAGCAATTGGAGTGGGTACAAAAGAAACAGGCGCCATGTTCGGCATTATGCTGTTTTTCTATATTTTGTTTTTTGAGGAAAAAGTTTCGTTGATTGATTTTATTCTTTTGAAAAAAGTGAAGCAGTCTTTTAAGGCATTCGTAAAATCTATTCCTGCTCTTATTTTTTCTTTCGGATTATTCATGTTAATCCAGAAAAAGATTACATCTGAAGCTACATTTATGGGTGGAGACTCTCCTTACGGTGTGTGGGAATATTTCAGAACGCAATGGGTGGTTATCGTTCATTACATCGGCAACTTTATTCTCCCTCTTGACCTCAGCGCTGACCCTGATTTTGGAATTTACAATTCTCTGCTCGACAGAAAAGTTCTCCTATGCCTGACCATTCTTTTATTTCTTGTGGTGGTTGCGTTTATTACTTCTGCCGATGAAAAAAAACGCCCGATTGCATTTGGAATACTCTGGTTTTTTATCGCGCTAGCCCCCACTTCAAGTTTTTTGCCTGCAGGGCAGATTGCAAATGACCACCGAGCATTCTTTCCTAACATCGGGCTGGTATTGAGTTTAGGGTGGTGGCTGCGGTTATTGTATTTACGCTATGAAGAAAAAACAATAAAGCATAAATATATTCCGAAAATATTTTTCACACTTTATCTTGCCGTTATTTCACTTCACGCTTATGGCACTTATCAGCGCAATATAATCTGGAGCTCCTCTGAAAAACTTTGGCTTGATGTTACGCTGAAAAGTCCTAAGAACGGAAGAGGACAAATGAATTACGGATTAACGCTGATGGCTAAAGGAAAATATGAAGAAACGCTGCCGTATTTCAAACGCGCTCTTGAACTGATGCCCTATTGGGCTTACATCCATATCAACATGGGAATCTTGCGCGATGCCATGGGCTATCCAAAAGAAGCGGAAGAGTATTTTCTCAATGCCATCCGTTATCAGCCGAATGTGCCTGACAGTTATTTTTTCTATGCACGCTTCCTTCAAAAACAAGGCAGGACAGGCGAAGCAATTTCTCAATTGAAAAAAGGACATGAAATCAGCCCTGGGCATTCAGGCATTACTCAATACCTGAATTCGCTATCAGCAGTACAGGGCGAAAACACCGGGGATTACATAAAAAAAATTGAAAAGTACACTCAGGAAAATCCTACGGCAGAAAATTATATCGAACTTAGTCTTGCCTATTACAGAAACGGGATGTACAAAGAATGCATAAACGCCTGCGAGAAAGCACTGGAGCTTCATCCCAACTTTGCGCTTGCCTACAACAACATGTGCAGCGCGTACAATGCTATGGAAGAATGGGAGAAAGCAATGGCAGCTTGTTCAAAAGCCATAGAAATAGATTCGAACTTTCAGCTTGCAAAAAACAATCTGGAATGGGCTAAGAAGAATCTTCCAAAATAACAAGAGGAGAAATTATTTTCTTGTAGAAATAATTTCTGTAAATTTTTTCACAAACTCGTTCGGATATAATCTGCAGGCTGCAATGTGGCTGCCTTTTATTTCCCAGAATTCTTTTGGATCTATGGCTTTTTCAAAAAGTTCTTTTCCCATAAAAAACGGGCATACCTTGTCTTCGGTGCTGTGAATGACGAGTTTGGGTTCTGGAATTTTTCCTATGTACTCTATTGCATCGTATTTGCTCGGAACAAGCGCACGGGTAAGAAATCCAGGAGCAAAATAACTTTTCTTTCCATGATAAGCAGCAATTTCCTCATGTCCGGTGAATGCTCCTTCAATCACCAAAGCATCAATCGGAATTTTGCCTGCATATTGTTCATGCAGTTTTCCTGCCACCACGCAGGCGAGATGACCGCCAAGTGATTGTCCGAATAAAATAAGTTTTGTATTCGTCACATCCTTTCTGCCGACCATATAATCAACGGCTCTCATTGCATCATTCAAAACTTTTTCCTGCGATGGCTTTCCTTCTGATTTTCCGTAACCCACATAATCAAACACTAATCCCTGAAAACCGTTTTGTGCAAGCAAGGCGAGCGGGGCAAACTGATAGCCGATATTTCCACCATTGCCGTGAAGAAATAAAATGGTTGCTATTATTTTTACTGTATCGCTTTTCGGTTTGATGAACCAGCCGTTGAGTGTGTTTTCGTCAGGCGCTTTGAAATTCACCTCTTCATACCGGCACTTGAAAGTATCAGGAGAATAAATGACTTCTTTATCGGGATAATAAAAGAATTTAGAAGTAGAGCAGGATGAATAAAGAAAAAAAGAAAATATAATAAAGATGAAAGATATTTTCAGAAACCGTTTCACTATTCGCCTTCCTCCCCTTTTGCGAAACTTTTTTCTTCCTTCAGTTTCCCGTTTTCATCATAAAATTTCCATTTGCCGTTTTTCTGATAATCGCCCATTGCTTCATTGTATATCATCGGTCCTTCTTCTTTAATATTTCCACTGTCGTAATATTCTTTGCTCGAATAAATTTTTCGTTTCGGATCAGTTAGTTCGAGAAGGGAAGTGGGTTTTCCGTTCTGGCTATAAAATTTCCGCTGCGTATAATATTCCCCCTTCTTATCATATTCTTCTATGTACTCAAGCTGTCCGCTCGAATAATAATCTTCTTCCTTAATCACATTGCTTCCAATATAAACTATACTTGAACGGGGCTTCCCGTCCTGATAAAACACATTCATGGCACTTTT
This region of Bacteroidota bacterium genomic DNA includes:
- a CDS encoding tetratricopeptide repeat protein, with the translated sequence MINTKRSSLIGLAIALLLLLCVAYSNHFSNGFEFDDSHTIVNNEYIRDVKNIPLFFTDIKYFGTNPGNQGYRPILVSLNAIDYWLAGGLNPVYFHADIFLSYLILLVLLFFMFQKILDTSLPSDKNKFFALLFTGFYGLHAVNAETINYIIERCDSLSTLCIVAAFLLYMIPKTKKYFLYLIPAAIGVGTKETGAMFGIMLFFYILFFEEKVSLIDFILLKKVKQSFKAFVKSIPALIFSFGLFMLIQKKITSEATFMGGDSPYGVWEYFRTQWVVIVHYIGNFILPLDLSADPDFGIYNSLLDRKVLLCLTILLFLVVVAFITSADEKKRPIAFGILWFFIALAPTSSFLPAGQIANDHRAFFPNIGLVLSLGWWLRLLYLRYEEKTIKHKYIPKIFFTLYLAVISLHAYGTYQRNIIWSSSEKLWLDVTLKSPKNGRGQMNYGLTLMAKGKYEETLPYFKRALELMPYWAYIHINMGILRDAMGYPKEAEEYFLNAIRYQPNVPDSYFFYARFLQKQGRTGEAISQLKKGHEISPGHSGITQYLNSLSAVQGENTGDYIKKIEKYTQENPTAENYIELSLAYYRNGMYKECINACEKALELHPNFALAYNNMCSAYNAMEEWEKAMAACSKAIEIDSNFQLAKNNLEWAKKNLPK
- a CDS encoding alpha/beta hydrolase, with protein sequence MKRFLKISFIFIIFSFFLYSSCSTSKFFYYPDKEVIYSPDTFKCRYEEVNFKAPDENTLNGWFIKPKSDTVKIIATILFLHGNGGNIGYQFAPLALLAQNGFQGLVFDYVGYGKSEGKPSQEKVLNDAMRAVDYMVGRKDVTNTKLILFGQSLGGHLACVVAGKLHEQYAGKIPIDALVIEGAFTGHEEIAAYHGKKSYFAPGFLTRALVPSKYDAIEYIGKIPEPKLVIHSTEDKVCPFFMGKELFEKAIDPKEFWEIKGSHIAACRLYPNEFVKKFTEIISTRK